From one Paenibacillus terrae HPL-003 genomic stretch:
- a CDS encoding YheC/YheD family protein: MRQLASKWLKTKALLHHPYTAVYIPETCLYSKDQLRMMLGRHAFVFIKPVKGGGGIGVMRVARERREYTCTRMERRYRFSSFGELAVGIEKLRLQRPYLIQQGILLSAIQSRPVDYRVKVVKVGQKWAFRSVVARQARPGLVITNLCKGGTLMKGMDALRKIYPRQVATRKRREIVNLTQRCIPVLEKRFPGIGQLGFDYGLDPNGRIWILEVNTRPQ, translated from the coding sequence ATGAGACAACTTGCAAGCAAGTGGTTAAAGACGAAGGCGCTGCTCCACCATCCGTATACCGCCGTTTATATACCGGAAACGTGTCTTTATAGCAAAGATCAACTGCGCATGATGCTAGGGCGGCATGCTTTTGTATTCATAAAGCCCGTGAAGGGCGGCGGTGGAATCGGAGTCATGCGTGTGGCTAGGGAGCGCAGGGAATACACCTGCACGCGCATGGAACGCAGATATCGGTTCAGCAGCTTTGGAGAACTTGCTGTCGGAATCGAAAAGCTCCGGCTTCAGCGCCCGTATTTGATCCAGCAGGGTATCTTGTTGTCTGCTATTCAGAGCAGACCTGTTGACTATCGGGTAAAAGTGGTGAAGGTGGGCCAGAAATGGGCGTTCCGGTCAGTGGTTGCACGTCAAGCCCGTCCCGGACTGGTCATTACGAACCTGTGCAAAGGGGGAACTCTGATGAAGGGAATGGATGCACTTCGGAAGATTTATCCCCGCCAGGTGGCTACCCGAAAGCGACGTGAAATCGTTAATCTTACACAGCGGTGTATTCCTGTACTGGAGAAAAGATTTCCGGGGATTGGACAATTGGGATTTGATTATGGACTGGATCCGAATGGACGGATATGGATTTTGGAAGTAAACACAAGACCCCAATAA
- a CDS encoding NAD(P)/FAD-dependent oxidoreductase, producing the protein MTAQSTGAELRDLIIIGGGPAGIFAAFYGGMRQASVTLIESMPQLGGQLAALYPEKYIYDVAGFPKVTAQELVNNLVQQMNHFNPEVQLEEKVVSLEKKEERHFIVKTDKGGEYHGKAVIITAGVGAFEPRRLELPGADRFDKTNLHYFVSDLSKFAGRKVLISGGGDSAVDWALMLEPIAEQVTLIHRRDKFRAHEHSVENLLASKVNVVTPTEITELHGEDSITKVTLAHVKTKETQEIEVDDVIVNFGFVSTLGPIAEWGIEIESNSIVVDSRQETNIPGIFAAGDITTYPGKLKLIAVGFGEAPTAVNNAKVYVDPDAKLSPGHSSNMKL; encoded by the coding sequence GTGACAGCTCAATCCACAGGTGCGGAACTCCGCGATCTGATTATCATCGGAGGCGGTCCAGCCGGTATTTTCGCTGCTTTCTACGGGGGAATGCGGCAGGCATCCGTCACCTTAATTGAAAGTATGCCCCAACTCGGGGGCCAGCTTGCAGCCCTTTATCCTGAAAAATATATTTATGACGTCGCTGGCTTTCCTAAAGTGACTGCACAGGAACTGGTCAACAATCTGGTTCAGCAGATGAACCACTTTAATCCAGAAGTACAGTTAGAAGAGAAAGTCGTATCATTAGAGAAAAAGGAAGAACGCCACTTCATCGTAAAAACAGATAAAGGCGGCGAGTATCACGGTAAAGCGGTCATTATTACCGCTGGCGTGGGTGCTTTCGAGCCGCGCAGACTGGAACTGCCGGGCGCAGATCGTTTTGATAAAACGAACCTGCATTACTTTGTCAGCGACCTGAGCAAATTTGCAGGCCGGAAAGTGCTGATCAGCGGCGGCGGCGACTCTGCGGTAGACTGGGCGCTCATGCTGGAACCGATTGCAGAACAGGTTACATTGATTCACCGCCGCGACAAATTCCGTGCGCATGAACACAGTGTAGAAAACCTCCTCGCTTCCAAAGTAAACGTCGTTACACCAACTGAAATTACAGAGCTGCATGGGGAAGACTCGATTACGAAGGTTACCCTTGCTCATGTAAAAACCAAAGAAACTCAGGAAATCGAAGTGGACGATGTGATCGTTAACTTTGGATTTGTATCCACTCTCGGTCCGATTGCTGAATGGGGAATCGAAATCGAAAGTAACTCCATCGTGGTCGATTCCCGTCAGGAAACGAATATTCCCGGCATTTTCGCCGCTGGGGACATTACAACCTATCCAGGCAAGCTCAAGCTGATTGCTGTCGGCTTCGGTGAAGCGCCTACGGCCGTCAACAACGCCAAGGTTTATGTTGATCCGGACGCCAAGCTGTCCCCGGGTCACAGTAGTAACATGAAACTGTAG
- a CDS encoding Ppx/GppA phosphatase family protein — protein MNSKIGIMDIGSNSIRLVIYEITETGAYRIVQECKEAARLSEKVGTNGRMEREAIRSIAPLLRQFMTVCRMHEVVRMRAAATAAIRNAANSDEIVQWITEETGLTLEILSGEQEGYAGFLGVVNTMNVNDGIIIDIGGGSTEITLFRERQRLHTVSFPFGAVNTNSRFGREVRNGEWSPQQIEEMESFVRSSLQNHDWIFSNPGLPFIGLGGTLRTLAKINQKRQDYSLPVTHHYEMTTEDVDFFYVSLPHLPYEKRKKTAGLSKDRADIIVPGLIILKSIFEAAHGSTYLVSGAGLRDGLFHELVNSEQPVVDNPLIASIRNILSFAVPVSEAHVKRVNEYAVRLYDELVDVWADVSSSAMDKRLLLTAATLYKTGAALNYYHFRQHSVFWILHAGIGGLSHRETVLAALIADYHPKNRTPRLLRVHADILEPSDEERVHRLGSLLQLAIGMDRSESGIITSINPTTGDDALHLRLESMGEPILEQRELETVAKDFQKAWNLTLSWSILPSSNF, from the coding sequence ATGAACAGCAAAATCGGCATCATGGACATTGGCTCCAACTCCATACGTCTAGTGATCTATGAAATAACAGAGACAGGAGCCTACAGGATTGTCCAGGAATGCAAAGAGGCTGCCCGACTAAGCGAAAAGGTTGGAACCAACGGCCGTATGGAGCGGGAAGCGATTCGAAGCATCGCTCCATTACTGCGCCAATTCATGACGGTATGCCGTATGCACGAGGTTGTTCGTATGCGTGCAGCAGCGACGGCCGCTATCCGTAATGCGGCGAATTCGGATGAGATTGTGCAATGGATTACGGAGGAAACAGGCTTAACGCTAGAAATATTGAGCGGGGAGCAGGAAGGCTATGCTGGTTTTCTGGGTGTCGTCAATACCATGAATGTAAACGACGGCATTATTATTGACATCGGGGGCGGCAGTACAGAAATTACGCTGTTCCGCGAGCGACAGCGGCTTCATACCGTATCGTTTCCTTTTGGCGCGGTCAACACGAATTCGCGCTTTGGCCGGGAAGTCAGGAACGGTGAATGGTCTCCTCAGCAGATTGAGGAGATGGAGAGCTTCGTCCGTTCTTCCCTGCAAAACCATGATTGGATCTTTTCCAATCCGGGCCTGCCGTTCATCGGTTTGGGCGGTACCTTACGTACCTTGGCTAAAATCAATCAGAAGCGGCAGGATTACTCGTTGCCCGTGACGCATCATTACGAAATGACAACAGAAGATGTCGATTTTTTTTATGTCAGTCTGCCTCATCTTCCCTATGAAAAACGCAAAAAAACAGCCGGCCTGTCCAAAGACAGAGCCGACATTATTGTACCGGGGCTAATTATTTTGAAATCGATATTCGAGGCCGCTCATGGCTCCACCTATCTGGTCAGCGGAGCGGGCTTGCGTGACGGTTTGTTTCATGAACTGGTCAATTCCGAACAGCCTGTGGTCGACAATCCGCTCATCGCGTCGATCCGCAATATACTTTCATTCGCTGTCCCGGTTAGCGAAGCGCATGTCAAGCGGGTTAACGAGTACGCTGTCCGACTCTATGACGAACTCGTTGACGTATGGGCTGACGTATCGTCCTCAGCGATGGACAAACGTTTGCTGCTGACCGCCGCAACGCTTTACAAAACCGGAGCAGCCTTAAATTACTACCATTTCCGCCAGCATTCCGTGTTCTGGATCCTACATGCGGGCATCGGTGGTTTATCCCACCGTGAAACGGTGCTGGCTGCGCTGATCGCAGACTACCATCCCAAGAATCGGACGCCCCGACTGTTGCGCGTACATGCTGATATTCTGGAGCCTTCCGACGAAGAACGTGTACATCGGTTGGGCTCCCTGCTCCAGCTTGCGATCGGCATGGATCGGAGCGAATCCGGCATCATCACCAGCATCAATCCCACCACAGGTGACGATGCGCTACATCTTCGTCTGGAAAGTATGGGTGAACCGATTCTAGAACAGCGGGAGCTGGAGACTGTCGCTAAAGATTTTCAAAAAGCATGGAACCTTACGTTGTCGTGGTCCATTCTTCCTTCTTCCAATTTCTAA
- a CDS encoding futalosine hydrolase: protein MEHTTSDGRILIMTAVEGEREAVLRGLNGDTRFAVELAGVGAPSAAASTALALAGGGYRLVISAGIGGGFVDVAALESVVVADAIIAADLGAETAEGFSSVDELGFGSSRIAVNGATTQRLVQALRAAGQTAVAGPILTVTTATGTAATAERLVKRVPGAAAEAMEGYGVAVAANRLELPVMEIRTISNAVGPRDRAAWRIKEALQALEAAFSTLTEVI, encoded by the coding sequence ATGGAGCATACAACATCAGACGGACGCATCCTGATCATGACCGCGGTTGAGGGCGAACGGGAAGCCGTGCTGCGCGGGCTGAACGGCGACACCCGCTTTGCAGTTGAGCTGGCTGGTGTGGGCGCTCCGTCCGCAGCGGCTTCGACTGCGCTGGCGCTGGCTGGCGGCGGCTACCGCCTGGTCATCAGCGCCGGAATCGGCGGCGGCTTCGTGGATGTCGCCGCACTGGAGAGCGTCGTCGTCGCTGACGCGATCATCGCCGCCGACCTCGGGGCCGAGACGGCGGAAGGCTTCAGCAGCGTGGACGAGCTAGGCTTCGGCTCCAGCCGAATCGCCGTGAACGGTGCAACCACACAGCGGCTCGTTCAGGCGCTGCGTGCCGCCGGACAGACAGCCGTCGCCGGGCCGATCCTGACCGTCACGACGGCGACAGGTACGGCGGCTACCGCAGAACGGCTGGTGAAGCGTGTTCCCGGAGCCGCCGCCGAAGCGATGGAAGGCTATGGGGTAGCCGTAGCGGCGAACAGGCTGGAGCTGCCTGTGATGGAAATCCGCACGATTTCCAATGCAGTTGGCCCACGTGACCGCGCAGCCTGGCGGATCAAAGAGGCTTTGCAAGCGTTGGAAGCCGCATTTTCTACATTAACGGAGGTTATATAG
- a CDS encoding 1,4-dihydroxy-6-naphthoate synthase, which yields MQIAFSPCPNDTFVFHALAHGLIPGAPALDITFADIDITNNLAVTPNGLDVMKISYAALPWVLDEYALLPCGGALGRGCGPLVLTKEGTTAEGPEALSGKRVAVPSERSTAYLLFRLWAAKHVPGGVGEIVVMPFDQIMPAVRDGHMDAGLVIHEARFTYPSYGLSKQVDLGNWWEEDTGLPIPLGAIIARRSLDLDAIAGWIHASVEYAWKHPEASREYVLSHAQELSPDVAQSHIDLYVNDFTANLGDSGYAAIEALLGRAAQEGLVPSFDLAKLRLASITR from the coding sequence ATGCAAATTGCTTTCTCACCTTGTCCCAACGACACCTTTGTCTTCCATGCCTTGGCGCATGGATTGATTCCGGGCGCACCCGCGCTGGACATCACATTCGCCGATATCGACATCACCAATAATCTGGCGGTAACGCCAAACGGGCTGGATGTCATGAAAATCTCTTATGCTGCGCTCCCTTGGGTGCTGGACGAATACGCCCTGCTGCCTTGCGGCGGCGCGCTGGGCCGGGGCTGCGGTCCGCTCGTGCTGACCAAGGAAGGCACCACGGCGGAAGGACCAGAAGCCCTGTCCGGCAAGCGCGTAGCTGTGCCGAGCGAACGCTCCACGGCCTATCTGCTATTCCGCCTGTGGGCGGCCAAGCATGTGCCGGGAGGAGTCGGCGAAATTGTCGTTATGCCGTTCGACCAGATCATGCCTGCTGTCCGTGACGGACATATGGATGCCGGGCTGGTTATACACGAGGCGCGTTTCACGTATCCGTCCTACGGTCTTAGCAAACAAGTCGACCTGGGCAACTGGTGGGAAGAAGATACGGGGCTCCCGATTCCGCTTGGAGCCATTATTGCCCGCCGTTCTCTGGACCTCGATGCTATTGCAGGCTGGATACACGCCTCTGTCGAGTACGCTTGGAAACATCCCGAGGCTTCGCGCGAATATGTATTGTCCCATGCGCAGGAGCTGTCACCGGATGTGGCCCAATCGCATATCGACCTGTACGTGAACGATTTTACCGCCAATCTGGGTGACAGCGGCTATGCAGCCATCGAAGCACTGCTCGGACGCGCCGCCCAGGAAGGGCTTGTGCCTTCGTTTGATTTAGCCAAGCTGCGCCTTGCGTCCATAACCCGCTAA
- a CDS encoding YkvA family protein, with product MKQEEPMKDFDVTQAKYDPKQEEQVKKGFFKKVKSTAGKVPFVKDAVAMYYCAIDPETPLYAKGVAFGALAYFISPLDAISDVIPMLGFTDDAGVVLAALKVLDMHIKPAHREKANEFFS from the coding sequence ATGAAGCAGGAAGAACCTATGAAGGATTTTGACGTAACCCAAGCCAAGTATGATCCGAAGCAGGAAGAACAGGTGAAAAAAGGATTTTTCAAAAAGGTGAAATCCACGGCCGGGAAGGTTCCTTTTGTGAAGGATGCGGTGGCAATGTACTATTGTGCGATAGATCCTGAAACGCCTCTTTATGCCAAAGGAGTGGCCTTCGGGGCCTTGGCGTATTTTATTTCTCCATTGGATGCAATATCCGATGTCATTCCAATGCTGGGATTCACGGATGATGCGGGTGTCGTGCTGGCGGCCTTAAAAGTGCTGGACATGCATATCAAGCCAGCCCATCGGGAGAAGGCGAACGAATTTTTTTCTTGA
- the ppk1 gene encoding polyphosphate kinase 1 gives MLIESQNKDKDKAGSERYFNRDLSWIEFNRRVLQEAQDTDTPLLERAKFLAIVSSNLDEFMAVRVAETREKIKAGFMQKDFTGYTPAGLYKRLIKRAISMVSEQYRTYREISRLLTKKGILLLEYEDLNATQRKSLDTYFHEIIFPVLTPMAVDQSRPFPLVHNKYVYLAVVLRRQGDTEEDKPFFAIVQVPSNIPRVVSVPLRSNSKKKSFILIEELIKHHIQTLFTGYVPESVQAFRVTRNSDLSINEEEIEDLLEEIEKELRRRRRGAPVRLEVEKGIHPFALMELQREFKLFDHVFEIDGPLDLTFLSSFSDQLEGYSHLKFPAIKPVYPEELPPQEDIFNVLRKRDVLVYHPYESFDAVTDFIIEASEDPEVMAIKMTLYRVNGESKLIPALARAAESGKQVTVVVELKARFDEERNIAWARTLEKAGCHVVYGLVGLKTHAKIILIVRHERNALKRYVHVGTGNYNESTARVYTDIGLFTSDPVLGEDASELFNEITGFSALKTLQAFTVAPTGMKNKLFELIRREAEQALAGKPARIIAKINSLSSQEMIDELYAASQAGVKIDLIIRGVCCLRPGVEGFSENIRVISIVDRFLEHSRLFYFENAGNSELFLSSADWMTRNLTRRIELMCPIYDDRIKGMLSDILHLSLRDNVKARQLLPNGSYQFAARKDEEAPIRSQSEAMKVRNWKKEEWTTTT, from the coding sequence ATGTTGATAGAGAGTCAGAATAAGGATAAAGATAAAGCCGGGTCAGAACGTTACTTTAATCGGGATTTAAGTTGGATTGAATTTAACCGCCGTGTGCTTCAGGAAGCTCAGGATACAGATACACCGTTGCTGGAGAGAGCTAAATTTTTGGCAATTGTGTCCAGCAATTTGGATGAATTTATGGCCGTTCGGGTGGCAGAGACGCGGGAGAAGATCAAAGCTGGTTTTATGCAAAAGGATTTCACCGGATATACCCCCGCCGGTTTATACAAACGGCTGATCAAGCGCGCGATCTCGATGGTATCGGAGCAGTATCGAACCTATCGCGAAATTTCTCGCCTGTTGACGAAAAAGGGGATTTTGCTGCTTGAATATGAGGATTTGAATGCGACACAGCGCAAGTCTCTGGATACTTACTTTCATGAAATTATATTTCCGGTGCTGACGCCAATGGCGGTCGATCAGAGCCGTCCTTTTCCACTAGTTCACAATAAATACGTATATTTGGCAGTTGTATTGAGACGTCAAGGAGATACGGAGGAGGACAAACCGTTTTTTGCCATCGTGCAGGTGCCTTCCAATATTCCGCGTGTCGTGTCTGTGCCGCTACGTTCCAATAGCAAGAAGAAATCATTCATTTTAATTGAAGAGCTGATCAAGCATCATATTCAAACGCTGTTCACGGGTTATGTACCGGAATCGGTTCAAGCCTTTCGTGTTACGCGCAATTCCGATTTGTCCATTAATGAAGAGGAAATCGAAGATTTGCTCGAAGAGATTGAAAAAGAGCTGCGTCGAAGAAGACGCGGTGCACCGGTAAGACTGGAAGTGGAAAAAGGGATTCATCCCTTTGCTCTGATGGAGCTTCAGCGTGAATTCAAGTTGTTCGATCATGTGTTTGAGATAGATGGGCCGCTGGATTTGACGTTTCTGTCGTCCTTTTCTGATCAATTGGAAGGGTATTCGCATTTGAAGTTTCCGGCAATCAAACCAGTGTATCCGGAAGAGCTGCCCCCACAAGAGGATATTTTCAACGTACTTCGCAAACGGGACGTGCTGGTATATCATCCGTATGAGTCGTTCGATGCGGTAACGGATTTTATCATTGAGGCGTCAGAGGACCCGGAAGTGATGGCGATCAAAATGACCCTGTACCGGGTCAACGGGGAATCCAAGCTGATACCGGCACTGGCACGTGCGGCCGAATCAGGCAAGCAGGTCACGGTGGTGGTGGAATTAAAAGCCCGTTTTGATGAGGAACGTAATATTGCCTGGGCGCGTACGCTTGAGAAAGCAGGCTGTCATGTGGTGTACGGGCTGGTCGGCTTGAAGACGCATGCCAAAATTATTCTAATAGTACGCCACGAGCGTAACGCGCTCAAGCGCTACGTGCATGTGGGCACAGGCAATTACAACGAAAGCACAGCACGGGTGTATACGGATATCGGGTTATTCACGTCAGATCCCGTATTGGGTGAGGATGCCTCCGAGCTGTTTAATGAAATCACGGGCTTCTCCGCACTCAAGACGCTGCAAGCTTTTACGGTGGCTCCGACGGGAATGAAAAACAAGCTGTTTGAGCTGATCCGCAGGGAAGCGGAGCAAGCACTTGCAGGTAAGCCAGCCCGTATCATTGCCAAAATCAATTCCTTATCCAGTCAGGAGATGATTGATGAGCTGTATGCAGCTTCTCAGGCGGGTGTTAAGATTGACCTGATCATTAGAGGGGTCTGCTGCTTGCGTCCCGGGGTGGAAGGCTTCAGCGAGAACATTCGGGTTATCAGTATTGTTGACCGTTTCCTGGAGCATTCCAGACTGTTCTATTTTGAAAATGCGGGGAATTCGGAGCTTTTCCTGTCCAGCGCGGATTGGATGACTCGTAATTTGACTCGTCGGATTGAACTGATGTGCCCGATTTATGATGACCGGATCAAGGGAATGCTGTCAGACATTTTACATTTGTCCTTGAGGGATAATGTGAAGGCTCGGCAGCTTTTGCCTAATGGCAGCTATCAATTTGCGGCAAGAAAAGACGAAGAGGCTCCTATACGGAGCCAATCCGAAGCCATGAAGGTTAGAAATTGGAAGAAGGAAGAATGGACCACGACAACGTAA
- a CDS encoding sporulation histidine kinase inhibitor Sda, whose translation MAMLTDEMLLDSYQMAIELKLECDFIALLLAEIHKRNLEMNTAVVLH comes from the coding sequence ATGGCTATGCTGACGGATGAAATGCTTTTGGATTCCTATCAGATGGCAATCGAGCTTAAACTTGAATGTGACTTCATTGCACTGTTGCTGGCTGAGATTCACAAAAGAAACTTAGAGATGAATACAGCCGTAGTCCTTCATTAG
- a CDS encoding DMT family transporter: protein MKTLTPKATLWLVLILVMVWGINWPLTKLALPDTPPILFSGIRTLLGGLILLLFAMRHRETLRLRQNAWAYLVLAIFNIAGYYGLQTVGLLYLPAGLFSTLVFLQPILLGLFSWLWLGERMFPMKVIGLVLGFGGVIVISSGGTAGHLSVLGIVLGLASGLCWALGTIYMKKKSKQLDSIWAVTMQLIFGGIILNGIGLTTEKWSDIHWTPSFIGILLFISVFVIAMGWMIYFKLIDNGEAGTVGSYTFMIPVLSTIFSMVILKESLTLTFVVGLVLIAGSVYLVNTASPGKRGNRSSRAHETKSCTNE, encoded by the coding sequence ATGAAAACATTAACACCTAAAGCTACGCTGTGGCTTGTATTGATATTAGTGATGGTGTGGGGAATTAACTGGCCATTGACCAAGCTGGCTTTGCCGGATACACCGCCGATTTTATTTTCAGGCATACGTACACTGTTAGGCGGGCTAATCCTGCTTCTGTTCGCTATGCGTCACAGGGAAACCTTACGTTTGAGACAGAATGCGTGGGCGTATCTCGTTCTGGCGATATTTAATATTGCCGGCTACTATGGCTTGCAGACGGTGGGGCTGCTGTATTTGCCAGCCGGGTTATTTTCCACTTTAGTATTCCTCCAGCCGATCTTGCTTGGATTGTTCTCCTGGTTGTGGTTGGGTGAGCGTATGTTTCCGATGAAGGTCATTGGACTGGTTCTTGGCTTTGGCGGGGTGATCGTAATTAGCTCCGGCGGGACGGCAGGGCATTTGTCCGTCTTGGGTATCGTACTGGGGCTGGCCTCTGGACTGTGCTGGGCGCTCGGAACAATTTATATGAAGAAAAAAAGCAAGCAGTTGGACTCCATTTGGGCGGTGACGATGCAGCTCATTTTTGGGGGAATTATACTGAATGGGATTGGACTTACGACGGAGAAATGGAGCGATATTCACTGGACCCCCTCCTTTATCGGTATCTTGCTGTTTATATCGGTATTCGTAATTGCGATGGGCTGGATGATTTATTTTAAACTGATCGACAACGGAGAAGCAGGAACGGTTGGCTCCTATACATTTATGATTCCGGTGCTGTCTACGATCTTTAGTATGGTGATACTCAAGGAGTCGCTTACCTTGACATTCGTGGTGGGATTGGTGTTGATCGCGGGCAGTGTGTATCTGGTGAATACGGCTTCACCGGGAAAACGAGGCAATCGAAGCTCAAGGGCTCATGAAACGAAATCCTGTACAAATGAATAG
- a CDS encoding LysR family transcriptional regulator: protein MAITQIMIFVRVAETLNFTQTAHELHMTQPAVSHAIASIESELGVQLFLRDRKRGVLLTDIGQKVLLQFRMMLQSMEKVEQQVAAEKGLDVGTITIGAFPSASAYFLPPIIHHIRQRYPNLIFDLHEGSTNEVKEWLHNREIEAGIILLPDPQVDVIPLCQDNMVILLPDGHPLQSQTKIAIRDLNQQDMIFCKGGHEVAIMEGFERERSQLQARFTTHNVSTLVSMVRQGLGMGIVSSLSLSTFPHDLTVKETTPLITRQIGIAVPSLHNASLAVQLFVRTAQKLFTDVTN from the coding sequence ATGGCCATTACCCAAATTATGATCTTTGTTCGCGTAGCTGAAACACTGAATTTTACCCAAACTGCCCATGAGTTGCATATGACGCAACCCGCAGTCAGCCATGCCATCGCCAGTATTGAGAGTGAACTAGGTGTTCAGCTATTCCTGCGTGACCGGAAAAGAGGCGTACTACTAACGGATATCGGGCAAAAGGTACTGCTGCAATTCCGCATGATGCTGCAAAGCATGGAAAAAGTAGAGCAGCAGGTCGCCGCCGAAAAAGGACTGGATGTTGGCACAATCACCATCGGAGCCTTTCCTTCGGCCTCAGCCTATTTTCTGCCCCCGATCATACATCATATTCGCCAGCGTTACCCGAACCTCATATTCGATCTGCATGAAGGCTCCACCAATGAAGTTAAGGAATGGCTGCATAACAGAGAGATTGAAGCAGGTATCATTCTGCTGCCAGATCCGCAGGTGGATGTGATCCCTTTATGTCAGGATAATATGGTTATTCTCCTGCCGGACGGTCATCCTTTGCAATCACAAACCAAAATCGCCATCCGAGACTTGAACCAGCAGGATATGATCTTCTGTAAAGGCGGGCATGAGGTTGCCATTATGGAAGGCTTTGAGCGTGAACGAAGCCAATTACAGGCACGTTTCACCACTCACAATGTCAGTACCTTAGTCAGCATGGTTCGGCAAGGACTGGGCATGGGGATTGTCTCTTCCCTCTCCTTGTCCACATTCCCCCATGATCTGACCGTCAAGGAAACCACACCCCTGATTACGCGCCAGATCGGTATCGCCGTGCCATCCCTGCACAATGCTTCTCTGGCTGTTCAGCTGTTTGTGCGCACTGCGCAGAAACTGTTTACAGATGTGACAAATTAG
- a CDS encoding NAD(P)/FAD-dependent oxidoreductase: MSSIPKIVIVGAGYGGILTAQQLQKELKHNEADVTLVNRHDYHYITTHLHMPAAGTDTIEHSRIPISQLIDEFKVDLIKGTVKEIIPKEKKIVLEDGSLSFDYLVIGLGGEPETFGIQGMDKFALTIRSINSVRLIREHIEYQLALYKNDGNPGRLNFVVGGAGFSGIEFVAELADRLPQLARAYDIDFNRIQIINVEAAPTALPGFDPELVEYAMDVLKRKGVTFRIGVPIKECLEDGVIVGEGEKIEACTVVWTGGIRGNGLIEKAGFEVMRGRVKIDDFLRAPDHDDIFIIGDSSLMFNPEGRPYPPTAQIAMQQGVLCAKNLAATLRKKELHKFVFSNKGTVASLGKGEAVAVVGSRKIKGWIAAQLKKIVDIRYLFIIGGIPLVLKKGRFF; the protein is encoded by the coding sequence ATGAGCAGTATTCCCAAAATTGTCATTGTGGGTGCCGGGTATGGCGGTATTTTGACGGCTCAGCAATTGCAAAAGGAGCTCAAGCACAACGAGGCGGATGTCACGCTGGTTAACCGCCATGATTACCACTATATAACAACGCATCTCCACATGCCTGCAGCAGGTACGGATACGATTGAGCATTCACGAATTCCGATTTCGCAGCTGATAGATGAGTTCAAGGTGGATCTAATCAAAGGGACGGTTAAGGAAATCATACCGAAGGAGAAAAAAATCGTGCTGGAGGATGGATCGCTATCCTTCGATTATCTGGTAATCGGGTTGGGCGGAGAACCGGAAACCTTCGGTATTCAGGGGATGGATAAGTTCGCGCTTACGATTCGAAGTATTAACTCGGTCCGCTTGATCCGTGAGCATATCGAATACCAGCTTGCTTTGTATAAAAATGACGGAAACCCCGGACGGCTGAATTTTGTAGTCGGAGGTGCGGGCTTTAGCGGCATTGAATTCGTGGCGGAGCTGGCGGATCGTCTGCCACAATTGGCGAGAGCCTATGATATTGATTTTAACCGGATTCAAATCATTAACGTCGAGGCGGCTCCTACGGCATTGCCGGGCTTCGATCCGGAGCTGGTAGAATACGCGATGGATGTCCTTAAGCGTAAGGGCGTTACCTTCCGCATCGGTGTTCCAATTAAGGAATGTCTTGAAGATGGCGTCATCGTTGGTGAGGGTGAGAAAATCGAAGCCTGCACGGTCGTATGGACTGGAGGTATTCGTGGTAACGGCCTGATCGAGAAAGCCGGATTTGAAGTGATGCGCGGACGGGTGAAGATTGACGATTTTCTACGCGCACCGGACCATGACGACATTTTTATTATCGGGGACAGTTCTCTAATGTTTAATCCCGAAGGACGCCCGTATCCGCCGACCGCCCAAATTGCGATGCAGCAAGGGGTACTCTGCGCGAAGAATCTGGCAGCTACGCTTCGTAAAAAGGAGCTACACAAGTTTGTATTTTCCAACAAAGGCACAGTTGCATCTCTTGGAAAAGGGGAGGCTGTCGCGGTCGTGGGCAGTCGCAAAATAAAGGGCTGGATCGCCGCACAACTGAAAAAAATTGTGGATATCCGCTATCTGTTTATCATTGGCGGGATTCCGTTGGTGCTGAAAAAGGGACGGTTTTTCTAA